The nucleotide sequence CTATATCAAGGTATTGTGCCAAAAATATCCCATATAACCAATTGAAAAATAGATATAAAGAAGCAGTACATAAAGCAATAACTGAACTAAAAAAATATCCTATTAAAAAATTTACTACTCCATTAATTTTAGAATTGGAGTTTACCCAAGCTATAATGGTAGATATGGCTTTAACCTTACCTCAAGTTAAGAAAGTAAGTGCTAAAAGGATATTAGTGAATTGTAATGATCCGGTGGAATTGTACAAAATATTTAGAGGGATAATAAATTTAGCTAGTACAGTTTTGTAGAAAAAGACATAATAAGGAAATAAGGAAAAGTGAGGAATAAGAAATATACATGAACTTAGCCAATAGATTAAAAGGAAAACTGGGAATGAGGACAATAAAAACTGCTATTGCCGTAACATTAAGTGTCGCCGTTGCCTATGCTTTAAACTTAAACTCCCCTTTTTTTGCGGCAATTGCAGCTTTAATTACTATGCAAGGTAATATCATCGACTCTTTTAGGATGGGGAGAGATAGAATATTAGGTACAATTATTGGAGCTTTTATTGGGATGATTTTTTCCTATATAGCTTTAGGTAATCCAATAGTAATCGGATTCGGAGTCCTTGTGATAATATACATCTCAAATATAATTAACTTTAAAAAAACCATTGCTATTTCTAGTGTAATCTTTATATCTATAATGCTAAACTTTAAGTCTGGGAGTATTTTAAACTACGGAATTAATATGTTAGTAGATACTTTAGTGGGAATAATCATAGCCTCCTTTGTCAATATAATTATTTATCCCCATTTTAGTAGAGATATTGTTTTAAATGCTTCTTTACAATTGTTAGGGAAATGTGAAGAAGCAATTAAGCATTTAGTAACCGGTAACTGTCAAATATGTTTAGATGAGCTATCAGAAGAATTTGAGTTAATTGAAAGGGAATATCCTACATTCAAGAAGGAAGAAGAAAATCACCTCTGCAAAGAAGGTAAAATTGATCTCCATAATTCCCGATTACTTATCCATAAACTCTATCACAATATCCACATTATTGCTGATATGGGGAAAAATAATAAAATCGATAAAGATAATGCTAGGTTATTAGATAAAATGTATAACTTAAAAGTAGATTATTCTGAACAACTGAACAATGAAGAAATAGTATATAATTATCATCTAAAAAAATCATTAGAGCTAATAATTACTCTAGCGAAGGCATTTAATATGGAGTATCAAACTAAGATTAAAGGGAATATAAAGGGATAAGTTTTGTAAGAAGGGTACAGTCCCCTTCTTTTTTTGCTATTTAAAATAGGTGACAAAAGTAACAATATAATATATAATAAAATATTATTTATTTAAAGGAATAAAGAAAGAGAACGGAGGATGGGTATGCACAATTTAATTTATGTTATCAGGCCAGAGGATCATGAGAAGGAAAGGCTTAAGGAAATTTTAGAAAACCATACGGAAATTAAATTTGTTTCCCTAATGGGAGTAGATTTAGGTGGTAATGCTACCGATGAAAAAATACCAATCAATTTGTTTTTGAAAGATATAGATGGATTTTTAAAAAGTGGTGTGCAAACCGATGGTTCTTCAGTTGTATTGCCAGGAATAGCTACTTTAAATAATGCTAAAGTAGATATTGTGCCAGATTTAAATGTTAATTGGTTTATAGATTATAACTATGAATTTATGGATGAAAAACACAGGCCATGTGGGACTTTAAGGATACCCTCATTTTTAGTCCATGATGGGAAATATGTAGATTCCCGCTCTATATTATATAGAGCTTTGGATAATTTTGAAAAGAATATTTTGGAAGTACTTAAAGGAAACCCCAAAATCCTAGAAAATATCGGTATTGAAAAATTTGGAGACATCGAAAAAATAAACTTTACCGCTGCGACAGAATTGGAGTTTTGGGTAAAAACCCCTGAAGATAAAGAAGATGAAGAAAAATTATCGGCTTCTCAAACCCTTAAAGAACAATATTGGAAAAGAACTCAAGGAACTGTAAGAACAGCATTAGAAGAAAGTATGCTTCTTTTAGACAAATATGGTTTAGGACCGGAAATGGGACATAAAGAAGTAGGGGGAGTAAATAGTACTATCGGAATAGATGGGAAACAAAACCATGTAATGGAACAACTGGAGATAGACTGGAAGTATTCAAATGCCCTTCAAGCAGCAGACAATGAAATACTTGCCCGGGAAATCATTGGCGATGTTTTCAGAAGCTATGGCCTAGAAGTGACTTTTGCTGCTAAACCTATTGAAGGGGTAGCAGGTAGTGGAGAACATACCCATATAGGTATCTCTGTTACATTAAAAGATGGTAGTATTAAAAATCTATTTGCACCTAAAAATTTAAAGGATGACTACATGAGTATTATTGGCTATGGGGCATTAATGGGTATTTTACACAACTATGAGGTGATAAATCCCTTTGTAACTTCTACCAATGATGGATTTAATCGTTTAAAACCAGGTTTTGAAGCACCGGTATGTACTGTTGCCTCTTTAGGCCATAATGTAGAAACCCCTTCCCGCAATCGTTCTATCTTAATAGGTTTAATAAGGGATATGGAAAATCCTTTAGCTACAAGGTTTGAGCTTAGGGCACCTAACCCTCTGTCTAATACTTATTTAGTTTTAGCTAGTTGTTATCAAGGGATGATCGACGGCATACTAGCCTTTAAAGATGTTACTGATTCTCAAATTTTATATAAAGAAATATCTAAAAAAGCTGGGGAACCAGGAATTTATTTAGAAAAAGAAAGGCAATATCGGACAGAAGAGGATATCTTTGAGGACTATACTGAAGAAGAACGAAACAGGATTTTTGGCAAACCCCCTGCTACCGTTTGGGAAAATGTTAAAGGTTTTTCTCTATATAAAGATAAAACTGCAATGTTGTTAAAGGGAGGAGTTTTCAGTGAAGCACTCATTAAATCCTTTAAACTTGCTATTATAAAACAATGGAAAGAAGAATTGTTACACCGAATTATTCCAGCTTATATGGGAATAGTCAGGGAATGTAAACAACTCCATGAAATAGAAACTAGTTCAGATCTAGATGTCGTCAGGTGGAAAAAAATCTGTGATATCAAATACACAATAATGAAAGATAGTATGGATAAAAAGTCTTTAATAACTAGAATTAGAGAGGCTTTGTTAAACAAAGACTATGATTTAGCCTCTGATTTACAATTAGAATTAGCAAACACTATAAGGGAGCTTAAAGAGTTATACATTTGTTATAAGAGAAATATATTTTAATTCAACTAAGCAAGGGTTTTTGTAAAGAAAATCCTTGCTATTATTTTTAAAAATTATGGGGAAATAAAAGGAAAATAGTATTAAGTTATAGAATTAAATAATATCCATAAGTTTAGGGGGGATTTTTTGTGCTTGATGAGTTAAAAGAGGCTTGGCAGAGGGGTAGTAATTTTACAAAATTTATGATCATCTTTTGGGTCTCCGCTCCCTTTGTTATAGGACTATATTATTGGATAAAGGAATCGGTCCAAAAAATTATTGGGGAAAAAGTTAAAGAAAAGGCTGTGGATATTTATCATGGTACAATTGTTGTAGACAAATATAGATATTTAGAAAATCCAGAAGATGAAAAAACCATAAATTGGCTAGAAAAACAAAAAAGAATAACTGAAAAATATTTTAAAAATAACCCTTATAAAGAAGAAATAGAAAAGCGTTTAAAAGAACTATGGAATTATCGTAGAACCTCTATCCCTATAGAAGTTAAGGGGGATTATTTTTACTTAGAAAATGATGGTACCCAAAATCAGCCTATCCTTTACAAACAAAGAGGTTTAGAGGGAGAAAGGCAAATCCTTTTAGACCCCAATAAACTATGCCCTGAGGGAACAGTGGCAATAACTAATTACAGTGTCAGTAAAAATGGTAAATATTTAGCCTATGCCCTTTCAGAAAAAGGTAGTGATTGGCAAAAAATAAAGGTCTTAAATTTAGAAAGCCTAGAACCCCTTGAAGATGAAATACTCTGGTGTAAATTTACCAATATTTCTTGGGTTGGTGATGAAGGGTTTTATTATTCCCGTTTCCCTAAACCAGGGTCTGTTCCAGAGGAAGATGAAAGTAACTACCAAAAGGTTTATTTTCACAAAATCAATACCCATCAAGGTGAAGATAAGTTAATATACGAAAGGCCAGATTTTAAAGAATTAGGTTTTACCTCCATCGTTACAGAAGATGAAAGGTATTTATGTTTTCATATCTGGCATGGAACTGATCGAAGGAACCGTTTTTATTACAAAAATTTAGAAGGTGATGGACCAATAATTAAACTTTTAGATGATGCTGATGCAGCTTACCATTTTATTGGTAATAAAGGAGATACCTTTTATTTCTTATCAGATTTAGATACCCCTAAAGGAAGTGTGATCGCTTTAGAATTGAATAATCCTGATGAGATAATTGAAGTTATTCCTGAAGGGGAAGATGTTTTAGCAGATGCGGTAATGGTAAATGACGGTTTTGCTGTTATTTATAGACAAGACGCCTATTATCAACTAAAACTATTTGATAGTAACGGAGATTTTGTTAAAGAGATTCAATTGCCTGGTATTGGAACAGTAGAAGGACTTTGGGGTAAAAACACTGGTAAAGAACTATTCTACAATTTTACTTCTTTCCTCTATCCAGGGACTGTTTTTCGCTATGACTTCCTAATAGATGAATCCAACGTTTTTAGTAAAGGTGATTCCCTTTTTGACCCAGAACTATATGAGACAAAGCAGATTTTTTATAATTCAAAGGATGGAACCCTTGTTTCTATGTTTATTACCCATAAAAAAGGCCTTGAACTTTCAGGGGATAATATTACAGTACTATATGGTTATGGCGGTTTTGGGATTAGTGTAACCCCTGCCTTTTCCCCGACAATCATTACTTTGTTAGAAAAAGGGGGAGTCTATGCCGTTGCTAATTTGCGGGGAGGTTCTGAATATGGAGAACAGTGGCATAGAGCAGGAATGTTAGAGAACAAACAAAATGTATTTGATGATTTTATCGCTGCTGCCCAATGGTTAATAGATAATAAATATACAAATAGTAGAAAACTAAGCATTATGGGTAGAAGTAATGGAGGTTTACTGGTGGCAGCTTGCCTAGTACAGTGGCCGGAATTATTTGGAGCGGTAGTTTGTGGA is from Anaerobranca gottschalkii DSM 13577 and encodes:
- a CDS encoding FUSC family protein; translation: MRTIKTAIAVTLSVAVAYALNLNSPFFAAIAALITMQGNIIDSFRMGRDRILGTIIGAFIGMIFSYIALGNPIVIGFGVLVIIYISNIINFKKTIAISSVIFISIMLNFKSGSILNYGINMLVDTLVGIIIASFVNIIIYPHFSRDIVLNASLQLLGKCEEAIKHLVTGNCQICLDELSEEFELIEREYPTFKKEEENHLCKEGKIDLHNSRLLIHKLYHNIHIIADMGKNNKIDKDNARLLDKMYNLKVDYSEQLNNEEIVYNYHLKKSLELIITLAKAFNMEYQTKIKGNIKG
- a CDS encoding prolyl oligopeptidase family serine peptidase; this translates as MLDELKEAWQRGSNFTKFMIIFWVSAPFVIGLYYWIKESVQKIIGEKVKEKAVDIYHGTIVVDKYRYLENPEDEKTINWLEKQKRITEKYFKNNPYKEEIEKRLKELWNYRRTSIPIEVKGDYFYLENDGTQNQPILYKQRGLEGERQILLDPNKLCPEGTVAITNYSVSKNGKYLAYALSEKGSDWQKIKVLNLESLEPLEDEILWCKFTNISWVGDEGFYYSRFPKPGSVPEEDESNYQKVYFHKINTHQGEDKLIYERPDFKELGFTSIVTEDERYLCFHIWHGTDRRNRFYYKNLEGDGPIIKLLDDADAAYHFIGNKGDTFYFLSDLDTPKGSVIALELNNPDEIIEVIPEGEDVLADAVMVNDGFAVIYRQDAYYQLKLFDSNGDFVKEIQLPGIGTVEGLWGKNTGKELFYNFTSFLYPGTVFRYDFLIDESNVFSKGDSLFDPELYETKQIFYNSKDGTLVSMFITHKKGLELSGDNITVLYGYGGFGISVTPAFSPTIITLLEKGGVYAVANLRGGSEYGEQWHRAGMLENKQNVFDDFIAAAQWLIDNKYTNSRKLSIMGRSNGGLLVAACLVQWPELFGAVVCGVPVIDMLRYHKFTVGRYWIPEYGNPDNPEHFPFLYKYSPLHNIKGNIQYPPVLIYTAEGDDRVVPAHGYKFAAALQKVQKGKNPVILRVEREGGHGQGKPLAKVIEEQRDILAFILKECSLS
- a CDS encoding glutamine synthetase; amino-acid sequence: MHNLIYVIRPEDHEKERLKEILENHTEIKFVSLMGVDLGGNATDEKIPINLFLKDIDGFLKSGVQTDGSSVVLPGIATLNNAKVDIVPDLNVNWFIDYNYEFMDEKHRPCGTLRIPSFLVHDGKYVDSRSILYRALDNFEKNILEVLKGNPKILENIGIEKFGDIEKINFTAATELEFWVKTPEDKEDEEKLSASQTLKEQYWKRTQGTVRTALEESMLLLDKYGLGPEMGHKEVGGVNSTIGIDGKQNHVMEQLEIDWKYSNALQAADNEILAREIIGDVFRSYGLEVTFAAKPIEGVAGSGEHTHIGISVTLKDGSIKNLFAPKNLKDDYMSIIGYGALMGILHNYEVINPFVTSTNDGFNRLKPGFEAPVCTVASLGHNVETPSRNRSILIGLIRDMENPLATRFELRAPNPLSNTYLVLASCYQGMIDGILAFKDVTDSQILYKEISKKAGEPGIYLEKERQYRTEEDIFEDYTEEERNRIFGKPPATVWENVKGFSLYKDKTAMLLKGGVFSEALIKSFKLAIIKQWKEELLHRIIPAYMGIVRECKQLHEIETSSDLDVVRWKKICDIKYTIMKDSMDKKSLITRIREALLNKDYDLASDLQLELANTIRELKELYICYKRNIF